Below is a window of Plasmodium sp. gorilla clade G2 genome assembly, chromosome: 14 DNA.
taagGGTATATTCATGTGTctattatgtaaaaaaaaataaaaaattacaactaaaaaaattaggaagtaaacatatataatatatatatatatatatatatatatatatatatgtgtgtgtatatattagagcaatattataaattataggataacaaaaaagaaagctccatttttctcatttttttatttcaaaaagCTTTGACAAGTTCAGACATTTCTATAGGCACTTTCCATTGAGGCTTCAGTCCAtacaattttaatatatattctaataAGAGATGACAgacctataaaaaaaatgaaataaattaaataacatTAATGATTTAACACGTATCTTATGACACACACAGAAGACATTaagacaaaataatatatactaatataaataaaaaaatataacaaattatatattttattatatatttttttttgtttttttgtttcttttacATCTGCTCCTTTAAATATGTCAGATAAAAGTATAGTGATAGATAAATCAATTTCTGGAAATGATAAAGCCAAACATCCTGAAAAATCTGATTGTCCATATcctacaatttttttttttttattattattttttttttttttagaagatacattttttgttttatatttctttttgtttttttttttatataaattaaattcatCATTAATATCAGCATTATATTCACATTCAAAAAGTTGAAATCCCATGCCCCATGTTCTACTCATAGCTCCAGTTAATATTAAAGCTTCTATACTTTTATCaatagtatatttttttcttattttattaataatatatgatggaaaaaaaaattggttATTAACAAATGCaaataatttacataatGCCTTAGCAGTAAATCTACCATTTATTGGAATAAATTTATCTAGTATTTTTTTAGAATCATAAATTAAAGGATCCAGAATATATGGTTTTGAATGCATTAATTggaataatgatatatatttattatactgcttaatattaaaattatctaCATACATTTTAAGtttattatcaaaatttttattttcatttaatgatTTGTCTTGAtcatttcttatattattactactattattcatataattatttttattatttttatttttttcttcattttcattttctttattatttgttgttGCTTTTTTTGAAACTTTTCCATTAGATTTTAACATTTCTAATTGATTATTTAGATCTTCTTGTGTTACGTTATCTAATACattaatatttcttcttgCAAATGCTAGTCTCCAATATACAtctgtttttttattaatagtaTGATATTCTTTTGAAATAactccttttttattttgattatataaCTTATTCATAATTAGATATGTTTCTAAtctttttttcctttcaTTAAATCGTCGTAACTCTTTCATTTCTCTTCTagttttctttttatcataaaatatataatctttTGTATTTggattattttcatcatgataattattatattcaaccATATGCTCATCATAATCTGCATCATCttgatcataataattagtAGAATCTGTTTCAGTATCACTAAACATTTCTATATTATCTGAGTaatcattcatatatatgttttgtttattcttttttttcataagattattattttgtttttttaatatttggtatttatattctattaattttttcaacaATTCTTGATCTTTCTTAGTAACCTTTTTTATAAGTTCTTCCGTATCTTGAATAAATTCGTATTTGTCATCgtttgttattttttcttcactAGTTTTATTctcttcaatatttttattctcttcaatatttttattttgttcaatatttttattttcttcaatagttttattatcttcaatagttttattatcttcaatAGTTTTATTctcttcaatatttttattttcttccatatttttattctcttcaatacttttattttcttcaataaTTTTGTTGTCCTGACTAATTTTATTGTCCTCACTTATTTTATTGTCTTCACTAATTTTATTGTCCTCACTTATTTTATTgtcttcatcatttttacTCTCCTGAATTATTTTACACTCTTCAATTGTTTTATTCTctacatcattttttttctctacATGTTGCTTTTGTTTTATGTTTCTTATAAATGCCTCATTTGCCTCTCTAATATGATcacttgttttttttatatgatctTTTAActctttaatatattcaaagagctttttatattttttatttctcttatgatatttattatacttTTCTTTCAATACACTATTTGCTGATTCTTCACCACTAGTTTTTGTATCTACATTATCAAATAATTTCctgatatttttatcaaaattatatttataatattttcttctttcttctaaattataaaaatatctatCTTCATTACTTAAGCATTTcacttcttttttcttttttgtcttattatttttatcttgaAAAGTATTCAATATAGTGTTTGTAAAAAAACTCATTTTGTTAGTACTATTgccttcattattattattcatattattatttatattattatcattataatcatcATATTTTATGACCACACCATTAgcattcatataatttgcactcttcttattattaatataatagtttaaataattcataCTACTGTtactataattatttatattatttatattttccatatatgattttttcaTCTCATTATGTGATTCATTTCTGCAGTCACTATAACTATGTGATCTCTTTTCTCTTTCTTCAATTAAAAATAGCtcatcttttttattcttaaaaaGTGTTCCTTTCTGATTCGATAATGTTACtctattaaatttattcatattaaattttttatcttgattttcttttaatatatctttattgttattataattataaacatattggCTAcccataataatattattattattataactattattctttttattatcattgtgACTATAATTTATAGTATCACTATTagcattattatttacattatctGTATTGTTGTAGTTTCTTATTTTACTACTATTCTTACTATTACTATGACTATTATAAAAGCTATTATAAAAACTATTATTGTAACCACTATTATTCAAACTATTACTTTcacacatattattatctacacAATTAgcttctatatttttatgatctAAGTTACTTTCTAGATTATCATTTTTCTTGGGtgaaaggaaaaaatttttcaaaaaagtattttcattattttcatacatattttttatagaatcatttattttctttgtttttaattttaaattatctacatgatttaaaaatttatttttaaaactaAACGATTCTTTATTTCTTAACGTACTTTCAAGAAGATCATTTGTATCTagttttttttcattatctatAATTTcgttatttattaaaatattcattttattatttatattaaattggTTTTCATTTAAAGGATCCTTTgatatttctattttattattacaacatTCATTATCTTCTTTCTCTTCTATAATGTCATGATAAACATCGTTTgtttttacattattatcatcattattttgttcaacTATATCTTCAAATTTTTCACCTATgccttcatatttttcatctatgtcttcatatttttcatctatgtcttcatatttttcatctatgtcttcatatttttcatctatgtcttcatatttttcacctatgtcttcatattttttatctttctGTTCATTTGATTGGTCTCTTTCGTCTTTTTTATCGACATTCTTCATTTCTTCCTTTTCACGTTTCTCAAAATCCACTTTGATTTTACTTCCCTTCTGATCCTTCTtatccttatttttttttttctccttctTACTAACATCtacaaataaaagaaatatatatatattacatatttatatatatatatattattcatttatatatatatatatatatttttattttttaattttatgtgttacctttcatttttttccttgAATAATAAACATCAACACTTATGCTTCtcttttttgataatattttttcattactatcaaaaattttttttttgctcgacattttattctttaaattaatattttcaaactTTAAAAGTTCAGAATTCATAATATGGAAATtcatatcatcatttatatcttcGATCATATTCGAAATAGTATTAGACTTTTTAAATTTCTTACCACCAATAAAAGAAGTTGATTtgtattcattattttttaaagtattTGATGTAAAATCCTTCATCATATTAGGCCATTTGTCTAAGCCAGTAGATTTTTTATCAATAACAACAGATTTTTTATCTGtcatatttgtttttttatcttttatatatttttttgttttatctaaatttatattagtaACACCGCTGGTATTTAAATTAGTTTGATTGTtcacatttttcttttttgaatCTTCTTGTTTTTGATTTTTCAATAATTCTGAAGGTATAGGTACGAACATTTCTTCACTCAAATTTAATGGCTTcactatatatttatatatatattcataataatgtaatcctgatatattatgtattaactcagatataatatatgtatcaattaaatataaatactcTCCATATTTAGATGTCTTATCTGATGTCTTATAATGTTTGGAATTCTCAATCATGTTTATCATTTGATCATAATCTATAAATTTGCTTAGAGTTATTTTATCATGGAAAGGTTTCTTAATAAAACACTTTAAagttaatatatcttttatagttatattttttttattattacatataaaaccATCCCAATAATTACAAATATGATCATTAATGATATTTTTGAAATTTCGTATTTGTTTGCTTTCTATACTTTTTATAAAGTTTTTTTCATCAATATAActttgtttctttttcattaaggtatccattttattatatgatttgtttggatatatatttgtattttcctGTATATCTTTATTACTCTTAATAGTTTTATTATCATGGTCATGTTCATTGTGATGTTCATTGTGATGTATGTTATCTCTtgctttatatttatcatcctTTTTGCTTTCACTCATACAACTAACCTTACTATCATTTTGTATATCACCATCattaatttctttatattcaaTGTCATCCTCTATCCTTTCAATCATACTCTTGTAGCTATTCCTACTCATACTACTAATCCAactaacattattattataactattGTAACTATCAAAACTTATAAAACTATTAACAGATAAAGGATTTATATCCTTACTCTTAACAAACTCTTCACATTTAATTGTATTTTCATTAACATTAGCAGAAAAATAATCGTTTTcgattttattaatttcatttaatttttctgtaatataattattttcattgtctgttttattatcatcaacaACTTCATCCTCTACTTCATCCACTActtcatcttcatcttcaCCTTCCTTTTCaggtttattattatcattcatattagaTGTTTTATCATTTgcatgtattatatttttatttatttcgtttaatttattcatattgttatCCTTATTATTGTCCTTACTATtgtcattatttatttgcttattattttcttgacTTTTACCCTTATCCTTTTGGTTTATCTTAATTTTAATCTTTTCATCGGATTGATTTTTTTCCTTTGCACTcgatttaatttttatcttttcacTTATTTTTTCTTGAATTTTTTGACTTATCTTTTCACCCAGTTTATCCTTTTTCTTATCCATACCGAGAAGAATACTTTCACCTGATGTTTGTTCATTCACTGAATTACAAATAAGATGATAAAGGgctatatttaaaataattttgtttaatGAATATCcattaaataaagaatgtTTTGTTATAGGTCTTTTATCTGTAGTACTTGTAATTCCTACACATGTATTAACAActaacttttttttatgtataatagCTACTTGACATcctaaaattttttttttttcaaataatgtttttaaaaattgatgaattcttttttctatatatgtatttggACATTTATCTATTGGTATGGTATGtatactattatttataggtatatatattttttctaaagCTTCTTTAGCTCTtcttgaaaaaatatttaaataattaatttttacatttaattGAGTACATAATCCATGTAATAATGATGCAACtctcataaaaaatataatatcctTAGGCACATCACTAATTGGATTTTTATCAATaacatcttttttttcaagattttttaatatttccatattcttatttttattcgtTTCATCAACAGTATTAGCAGTACTACTTTCTTTTTCTCCTTCagtatttttaattttagaTTCTTCTAGTttacttaaaaaatatgtttttaaattctcaatatatatttcaggGTCGTATGTAAAATCTTCTTTAAAGCAGAAACCCATATCTTCAAATGCttctataatatttaatacattCATACAACTAATATTATAAACTAATTTACAAAATGCGAATTTCATAACACTATCTAATTGTTTGATTAAACCCCAATCGATAATAACAGGTACAAAATTGTATTTggaatattttcttttttttaaatttgaaTCTTTGCATTTggatttgtatatattatcatcattattggTATTACCACCAATATTGGTATTACCATCAATATTAGTGTTACCACCATTATTGGTATTACCACCATTATTGGTATTACCATCAATATTAGTGTTACCCCCAATTTTAGTGTTCCCCtcaatatttgtattatcatttttatggtTACTCTCATTACCTTTAACCATTTTATCATTTCCTTTATCCTGTAGTTCCAAATTTGTCTCCGTTTTCATCTTGACTAATTCCTCCATATTGTTTACAAAAGAAAACATTGTTGTTTCTCTAGATTCCATAATACTATTTTCGCTAGCTTTGTTAAAATCCCTATTTTGTGTTTTCCTACTTGTCGCAATAGATGTTACTCCACTTCTTGATTGATCAcatgatatatattcatgAGATCTAGATAGACAATTTTTCATATGATCTAAACCATCACTCATATTTtctttcaaaatatattcataatctTCTTGATTCATTTTATCTGAATCTACATCTTGATTAAGTGAATAATCAACAAAACTAAAAGATTTATGAAAAGGattagaaaaattattagGAGCTCTCattttatcaatattatatctTGAATCCACAAAATTATCCACCATTGAAGCATTAGATGAAGATACACTTTTAGAGAAACttgtaaattttattatatttttcatatcactactattattttgtaatttaggattatttgttattatatcctcatttttattttcaccataatttatatcattattatatttattttttttttcttctttatttatttctatatttttttttttttttctatgtcttcttatctttttcttagaattaatattacttttattatgacttttttttttctttttcatagatatattttcatttttaattttcaagttattaattttatctttactactttttatattactatattctcttttcttttttcttttttttttcttttcttccaTCATAACTAATATATTTCCTGGATGTGGGTCCCCATGAAAAAAACCATCATTATGTATTTGATAAGCAAAATAATCAATAATTTTATAGAccattttatatgtatccacattatatttcttaagtAATTCAGTATCGGTTATTTTAAATCCTTTAATATATTCCATAACTAATACCTTAGATGTTGTATGAGCACAATATATTTTAGGTATTTTTACAGGAATTCctgattttttaaaactgTTATATGCTAACAATTGGtgatataattcatatttataatttaattctCTAGAAGCAGAATCTTGCCATTCATCTATAAAAtctgtaaaataaaaattcttaTCTATTAATCCAAATGCCCAAGACACCTTTTTTAAAGTACTTATATCTGATGACAAAAACTGATCTATTCCTTCATGttgaatttttataatcacATTATAATCGTTAGGTTTTCTACTATCTATATCGCATATatgtttatcatatttttttaatttagcTTTGTGAACTTGTCCAATAGAAGCGCTAGCTAGCGGTTCCTTATCGATGTGTTCAAACATTTCATAAATGTTACCTAAAAAgcaaccaaaaaaaaaataaataaataaataaataagtacACACATAAATAGAAAGacacaaacatatatatattaaaaatatatacttttttttttttttgttttttttttgtttttttttttttttttttttttttttttttttttcttaaattacctaattccttttttaaaatattttctattttatcaAATGAAGAGGTAGGCATCATATCTTGCAGCTTAGtaaatttttctatataagcGACAGGCATGATGTTTTCTTGGGTACTTAAAAATTGTCCTACTTTAACCCACCAAcctatttataataaataaatgaaaataaattatacttATAGtgctatattttttattatatgtgaaaaatatacaacacattaatgtattatatatttatatttatttatttttattttttttttatttttgttattttttttaatatgccTTACCtcttaattcatatatattatttaacatCTTTGTAGCAAACTCTTCATGTTTCTTTTCCCagtattcattttttttctctacTGGCATTTTTTTAGATTTCCTCAGAGCGTTCTTATATTCCATATACAGACTACTACAGTACCATATTGTCTAAAaggtataaaataaataaataaataaataaaatatagtaatgtaatataattaattcaaatatatatatatatatatatatatatatttaatcttatgtcttaatttttttttttttttttttttttttcctaccCGAATTCTACGATTCCACTGATCATACTGATTCATTTTTCTCTAAAATTTGCACACAACTTATTCTATTAAAAGAACAagtaaacaaataaataaagaggtctttctttttcttttcttttttatagaaataaaaaaagaaaaaaaaagtgaaacACACCAAAATGTGCGTTCACATTTATCAATTggtttaattaataaatttttaaaaaggataaaaatGGACAGAATGTAAGAAcatcatattttttcctcttcaaaaatatatgtacatatatatatataaatattatttatatgtaaacaaatatattgttataaatttttatatagaaaaaaaaaaaaaaaaaaaagtaaaaaaaaacaacaaaacaaaaataaacaatatgatgt
It encodes the following:
- a CDS encoding atypical protein kinase, ABC-1 family, putative, giving the protein MNQYDQWNRRIRTIWYCSSLYMEYKNALRKSKKMPVEKKNEYWEKKHEEFATKMLNNIYELRGWWVKVGQFLSTQENIMPVAYIEKFTKLQDMMPTSSFDKIENILKKELGNIYEMFEHIDKEPLASASIGQVHKAKLKKYDKHICDIDSRKPNDYNVIIKIQHEGIDQFLSSDISTLKKVSWAFGLIDKNFYFTDFIDEWQDSASRELNYKYELYHQLLAYNSFKKSGIPVKIPKIYCAHTTSKVLVMEYIKGFKITDTELLKKYNVDTYKMVYKIIDYFAYQIHNDGFFHGDPHPGNILVMMEEKKKKRKKKREYSNIKSSKDKINNLKIKNENISMKKKKKSHNKSNINSKKKIRRHRKKKKNIEINKEEKKNKYNNDINYGENKNEDIITNNPKLQNNSSDMKNIIKFTSFSKSVSSSNASMVDNFVDSRYNIDKMRAPNNFSNPFHKSFSFVDYSLNQDVDSDKMNQEDYEYILKENMSDGLDHMKNCLSRSHEYISCDQSRSGVTSIATSRKTQNRDFNKASENSIMESRETTMFSFVNNMEELVKMKTETNLELQDKGNDKMVKGNESNHKNDNTNIEGNTKIGGNTNIDGNTNNGGNTNNGGNTNIDGNTNIGGNTNNDDNIYKSKCKDSNLKKRKYSKYNFVPVIIDWGLIKQLDSVMKFAFCKLVYNISCMNVLNIIEAFEDMGFCFKEDFTYDPEIYIENLKTYFLSKLEESKIKNTEGEKESSTANTVDETNKNKNMEILKNLEKKDVIDKNPISDVPKDIIFFMRVASLLHGLCTQLNVKINYLNIFSRRAKEALEKIYIPINNSIHTIPIDKCPNTYIEKRIHQFLKTLFEKKKILGCQVAIIHKKKLVVNTCVGITSTTDKRPITKHSLFNGYSLNKIILNIALYHLICNSVNEQTSGESILLGMDKKKDKLGEKISQKIQEKISEKIKIKSSAKEKNQSDEKIKIKINQKDKGKSQENNKQINNDNSKDNNKDNNMNKLNEINKNIIHANDKTSNMNDNNKPEKEGEDEDEVVDEVEDEVVDDNKTDNENNYITEKLNEINKIENDYFSANVNENTIKCEEFVKSKDINPLSVNSFISFDSYNSYNNNVSWISSMSRNSYKSMIERIEDDIEYKEINDGDIQNDSKVSCMSESKKDDKYKARDNIHHNEHHNEHDHDNKTIKSNKDIQENTNIYPNKSYNKMDTLMKKKQSYIDEKNFIKSIESKQIRNFKNIINDHICNYWDGFICNNKKNITIKDILTLKCFIKKPFHDKITLSKFIDYDQMINMIENSKHYKTSDKTSKYGEYLYLIDTYIISELIHNISGLHYYEYIYKYIVKPLNLSEEMFVPIPSELLKNQKQEDSKKKNVNNQTNLNTSGVTNINLDKTKKYIKDKKTNMTDKKSVVIDKKSTGLDKWPNMMKDFTSNTLKNNEYKSTSFIGGKKFKKSNTISNMIEDINDDMNFHIMNSELLKFENINLKNKMSSKKKIFDSNEKILSKKRSISVDVYYSRKKMKDVSKKEKKKNKDKKDQKGSKIKVDFEKREKEEMKNVDKKDERDQSNEQKDKKYEDIGEKYEDIDEKYEDIDEKYEDIDEKYEDIDEKYEGIGEKFEDIVEQNNDDNNVKTNDVYHDIIEEKEDNECCNNKIEISKDPLNENQFNINNKMNILINNEIIDNEKKLDTNDLLESTLRNKESFSFKNKFLNHVDNLKLKTKKINDSIKNMYENNENTFLKNFFLSPKKNDNLESNLDHKNIEANCVDNNMCESNSLNNSGYNNSFYNSFYNSHSNSKNSSKIRNYNNTDNVNNNANSDTINYSHNDNKKNNSYNNNNIIMGSQYVYNYNNNKDILKENQDKKFNMNKFNRVTLSNQKGTLFKNKKDELFLIEEREKRSHSYSDCRNESHNEMKKSYMENINNINNYSNSSMNYLNYYINNKKSANYMNANGVVIKYDDYNDNNINNNMNNNNEGNSTNKMSFFTNTILNTFQDKNNKTKKKKEVKCLSNEDRYFYNLEERRKYYKYNFDKNIRKLFDNVDTKTSGEESANSVLKEKYNKYHKRNKKYKKLFEYIKELKDHIKKTSDHIREANEAFIRNIKQKQHVEKKNDVENKTIEECKIIQESKNDEDNKISEDNKISEDNKISEDNKISQDNKIIEENKSIEENKNMEENKNIEENKTIEDNKTIEDNKTIEENKNIEQNKNIEENKNIEENKTSEEKITNDDKYEFIQDTEELIKKVTKKDQELLKKLIEYKYQILKKQNNNLMKKKNKQNIYMNDYSDNIEMFSDTETDSTNYYDQDDADYDEHMVEYNNYHDENNPNTKDYIFYDKKKTRREMKELRRFNERKKRLETYLIMNKLYNQNKKGVISKEYHTINKKTDVYWRLAFARRNINVLDNVTQEDLNNQLEMLKSNGKVSKKATTNNKENENEEKNKNNKNNYMNNSSNNIRNDQDKSLNENKNFDNKLKMYVDNFNIKQYNKYISLFQLMHSKPYILDPLIYDSKKILDKFIPINGRFTAKALCKLFAFVNNQFFFPSYIINKIRKKYTIDKSIEALILTGAMSRTWGMGFQLFECEYNADINDEFNLYKKKNKKKYKTKNVSSKKKKNNNKKKKIVGYGQSDFSGCLALSFPEIDLSITILLSDIFKGADVCHLLLEYILKLYGLKPQWKVPIEMSELVKAF